In one window of Mytilus galloprovincialis chromosome 6, xbMytGall1.hap1.1, whole genome shotgun sequence DNA:
- the LOC143078285 gene encoding uncharacterized protein LOC143078285 has protein sequence MNCPQNKAANLRKCDFFVDSQLDFTDFKQWTSELERAVKISLDVTCSSKGVFFLPWPMKARGLTKLHVKGCILDGFLSESFTPTNLKDELQELSLDNCVITANMKQAIRLLSTPLTQEIDCGQQTLHRSVWRNITYTQMSTNKKDDFETEKLVWNFSFDELLNRLGHRGYRCKYLHLTYLDKSISKSRSKHHFHLMTAYSDFPKLHTFLFPDNGYSTVPQELTDWRKYFPQLKLLDLSDNFITKFNFLGAPSTEKISKSEPLVVDLSRNSVTEIPVDMQDYFTGSVPIIVDLTGNPLRCDCNFLRYKHYVMKVLKRFKQYENLSWITCYSAIMHQKIQLANYRNNNCFKTY, from the coding sequence ATGAACTGTCCACAAAATAAGGCTGCTAATTTAAGGAAATGTGATTTCTTTGTAGACTCTCAATTAGATTTTACCGACTTTAAACAATGGACATCTGAGCTTGAGAGAGCAGTTAAAATATCATTAGATGTAACCTGTAGTTCGAAGGGGGTATTCTTCCTTCCTTGGCCAATGAAAGCTAGAGGACTTACCAAACTTCACGTGAAAGGGTGTATACTGGACGGATTCCTTTCAGAGTCCTTCACTCCAACAAATTTGAAAGATGAGCTACAAGAGCTATCTTTAGATAATTGCGTTATTACTGCCAATATGAAACAAGCAATTCGTTTATTGAGTACACCATTGACACAGGAAATCGATTGTGGACAACAAACTTTACATAGGTCAGTTTGGCGTAATATAACATACACGCAAATGAGTAcgaacaaaaaagatgattttgaaACAGAAAAATTGGTATGGAATTTTTCATTCGATGAACTTTTAAATCGACTTGGGCACAGAGGATATAGATGCAAATATTTACACTTAACATACCTGGATAAAAGCATCAGTAAATCTCGTAGCAAACATCATTTTCATCTGATGACTGCTTATTCCGATTTCCCGAAACTTCACACATTTCTTTTCCCGGACAACGGATACAGTACCGTACCTCAAGAGTTAACTGATTggagaaaatattttccacaacTAAAACTTTTAGATCTTTCtgataattttattacaaaattcaaCTTTTTGGGAGCACCCTCAACAGAAAAGATCTCAAAATCAGAACCGCTGGTGGTTGATCTATCTAGGAACTCTGTAACTGAAATTCCAGTAGACATGCAAGATTATTTCACTGGTTCTGTGCCGATTATTGTTGATTTAACTGGAAATCCGCTAAGATGTGATTGTAATTTCCTAAGATATAAACACTATGTCATGAAAGTGCTTAAAAGATTTAAGCAATATGAAAACTTGTCATGGATAACTTGTTATTCGGCAATAATGCACCAGAAAATACAGCTGGCAAATTACCgtaacaataattgttttaaaacttaTTAG